The Nicotiana tomentosiformis chromosome 2, ASM39032v3, whole genome shotgun sequence genome includes the window ATGATTATGACTTGTAAGAGAATAGAGAAAAGGGGTGTATATATACAGCTTACAGTTTGATTTTCAATGGATTTTGTCACACTAACAGGAAGATGATCTTGAGCATTATTCGTAAGAAGATAAGACTTCTCATTTGTGTCTATATCCTTGTTTGGTTCCTTAAATGCTTCTTCCTCTGCTGCGTTTAGTGCTTTAAATTTCAAGGACGAGCTTCGTATTAGCTGATAAGTGTATGTCCATATGTAGAAACCACCAAGCTACAAAATCAAGAAAACTTGGTGTTGATATTTAGAACATAATTTCAAGGCttaaaatataacataaaaagggATAGGTATAACAAACTTACTGCCATGGAAAAAGAGGCATAGGACAAACCAACAGAAGCACAAACTCTATGATCACCAAAGGGACTACCATCTTCtttgcaaattgcaggaatgacAATCAATAGAAGATTTCCCAAGTTTCCTGTTTTTTCAAAATAATGTTACAAACTTTTACAATGTCGGGGGGGATGAATTTTGGCTATTTTTGATGATGAAGTACCTGAGGAGCATGTAGCAATTATGAGACCTTCTAAATGAGGTTTTGGTTTCAGTATTTTCACAGCTATCCATCCAAGAATCCCTCCAAATAGAAAAGTTAGCCCAACATTTACGGGCATAAACCACCTGTGGAGATCATAATTAGTAAGATTAGTGTATCATGGTAAATTAATATGATTTGGTATAAACTCCGAGTAAATTAGTTTCTCTTCTTTAAGGGTTTGTTGACCATGGTCAAAGCTTGAAAACTGTTTGTTGATTAAACCATTATCAAAGAAATGTTTATGAAAATTATAGTATTATATTAATGTGGTACCATGAGATGATATCTTGAAAGGTGACACTCTCTGCCAAACTTGCGAACATTAGAGAAGGCGTAAATGCCACGAACACTATCTGCAGCGATACGTTTATAATATtaaaattcaagttaaaaaaGATGACAAAATCCCAACAAGTTAGGAGATGggaaagaaaaaaacaaatataTCCAATCATGCAGTAAAGGACAATGCATTTCCTATCtaaaaaagaaactaatattATTGCTACTACATAGCTTGATTCTTCTAGAAAACATAGTACCTAAACAACAATTTTCGATATATATTTGCATAGAGCTATCTTTAAACCAAACTAAGTTATGTACACTAACAATGTAAATATTTTACACTACCGCTTACTTCTTATAGATAGTTACTATAATAACTTTTAGGTGATCTGATTGTAAGAATTCTTTTACATTTTGTCGGCGTATAAAATAAACTCGAACGTCAAAATACGCCGAGAAAAATCTCTTCTTAAAAGTAGCAGCAAGATAACTTACTTTATTAAGGGACTTGCGAGCATCAGCAGGAAGTAGCTTGAGATAATCAGTAGCCATTACAGCTCCTAATACACTTATTATGAGCACCTGCAGTATTGGCATAGATGCCACCTCTAACAATGTCCAGAAACccatcttttctttttcttcttgtaAAATGTTTTAGCTAAAAAATGTCTATGAATGTACAATTAGATTGCTGTCTCTTTCGTTGCTAGCTGCAATGCCTAATTATTGAATTTGTTTCACAAAAAACTGGTATTGTATAACGAATGTATGTCTCTATCTAACGGCTCAATAAAATAAGTGGACGAAATCCTGCAAGTACcagaaacaaaaaaaacaaaaggtTAGTTCGTGCAAtggtatataaataaataagccccaaatttttttaaaaagattaATAATGAAGTGAGAAATGTACAGTCCTATGGCTTTTGACTTTTGTCATCTATTTATGTAAGCATATATAGGAAAGAACTAGGAAACTACATTTCCTAGTCATGACATGGGCTTGCGGTTAAAACACATTTCCACATAATCAATCCGTTTCGATGCATAAATCACCATCAATAAACTAAATTTGAGAACTTCTACGTTTACATTTCTGCTGTTAATTCTTTGACAAATAAAGTACAAATACAAGTTTTAGCAGTGGAAACATGTAAAACAAATGATACGAAATCAAAGGTGTGCTTACTAACCATAAAGAAAAAGTACTGACATGACCGAAAACGGCCTTCTAATTTCAAGACAACATAACATGTTGACATAGTTTTCTCACTCACGCCTATAGGGCATATGATACACCTTTTTAAAGTTATATATACTAACATTGCAAGTTAATCTATTAGTATAGTATATTGCTTGCCATTTATTCTATGTTGCAACCAATGCTTATTATATATAGAATTATTTGCTTAAGTGGCTTGATTGTATATAAATAATTTTGCATTGATCATGTGTAATACTTAACcttaaaaaagaaggaaaagaaacaaTCTTCATTATAAGTTTTTTTTCAAATTGAATCCCGATCTTATGAATCAGCTGTAGGATCAACTCAATGAAGCTATAGAGGAGAAGCAAAATACAGACACCAAAAACATTGAGCACAGAGGCGGAGACATGATTTCAAGTTTATGGGTTCGAGATTCTAATTtttttaagttactgggttctacattaataatttatacatattcaataattttttaaagataaatataAGATTCGAACCAAAACTACTGGATTAGGTCGAACCCGCTCTCGGtactctagctccgcccctgattGAACGGTCAAGTGCAAAAATCAtcatttgaaagaaaatagtggAGGTGTGGCTCCATAATAGCCATACGAGTCTGTCTCCCAACTCCTACAGGACCATGCACGCCAACATCTATTTTTTtaccttttcttttatttaattttttcaaattCGTGATAAGACTCTAAACCAAGTTCCCGCAGAAACAGTTTGATggttaaacaaaaataaaaataagggtGTGAGATAAGAGAAAACTTGGTACGACGAAAGTATTTTTGTTTTTGGGTATATGGTTGagtagaataaattatttttaggaAAAGATATAAACTAAAGATTAACACAAATTTTAGCAAAACGGAAATTATTTTTTGATGgaactttttaaattttaaagattAATAATAATGTCTAAGTGTTAATTTGAACAAGTAATATGAAATTAAAAATCAAGATAGTTGTAAGGAAAATTACTTCCTCTATAAATTAGAGAAAATCATTTCTCCTTTTGATGAAAAATATTTTAAGATATaatcaaacactagaaaatagTTTCCTCGTAAATTGTTTTTTTCCTGGCAGACAACATTCGATCATATCATACACATAGTGTTTTAATAATCTGGGTCCAATGTTTTCCCAAACATCGAATTGAGTTCCTTTTAACTATATGAAAGGCATAAGACTATAACCATAGTAAAAGGAGCTAGAACCTTTCCACAAGAAGAAGGGGCAAAATGAAGGTACCAAAGCCAATTACGAAAGCACTAAATTTTTTTGGGGAAACTCATTATCATTGTTTTCTGGGTGTATTAACTTGAAAAAAATATCAATTAATTAACGGGGTTGTGACCCTCAAAGCTTTAATTAACTCCCCCAAAAAATCGCATAATAATTAGAAGAAGAAACATGTATAAACCATCATTACCTCAGAGATAGGCTTATTGGCTTAAATCGCGCGCGGAACCTTTTCATTACCAAAATGTCAGGAAAATCTTACGTTTGTGACAAGTAATCTTCTTCGTTTTTTGCCACCAAAAttggttattttaacttttagagtAAACATTTCCACCGctagaaaaaattaaaataataatctaGAATAATGATTAAGTATATTTCTCAACTCATGTTCTTGCACAAGGAAACCCAGAAGACAAAGGAAGAAAAATTCTGTTAATGCTTAAAGAAATTTTAATATTCTGGTTTTCTTTCATGCATATATCATAAAATTAAATTCTGTTAAAGCTAGCCATCTTTCGTCTTTAATAGCCAGAACAGAATACAAAATAAAGAATTCTAACTGCAGCAACAAGAGATAATCCATGCAtcataattttaaatttgaaaacaaattcCAGATCATGCCCccaaaaagatgaaaaaagaaaagagaagaaaaggtgGCAGGAGATATAAGAGACGAACCTGGAATTATATATACCCGATTTATGTTTTTGACAAAATTGAATCTTGAAAATCCGACGACCGAGAAAAAAAAAGCGTCGACGTCTACGGAGAAAGAATGAGGAGTTGGATTtgaaatatagaagaattaaAAAATGTAATACAACTCCAATTGTAGCGGACCTTCTTATATATATGAGTGGTGGCTGGTGATACCTGTTGTAATACGTAATCAGTGACAACTATACATACTTAGTAAGTAATTattagtaatttttcttttgttttttattACAAATGATACAGCTAGCTTTCAAGTATAAATAATTACTTCACTGATATGGTCCGTGTTGGACTCAAACTCTACGTACATGTATGAGAAAAGAGGGGGAAAAGGAGAGAGTTGAACCTTCCCGACAACAAGACAAGAGCAAATACGAAAATAGTTATCGTTGGGAACCCATAATTTTCCGATGACATTTTTTTACTCGTACTGAATTGGTGTTAGTATGTACTAAATCAACAAATATAACACATGTCCCTCACTTGAATTGTCCTTTAATCATGGTTAACTAAGTATGTATTTTTATATTAGTTTGTAACTTATTAAGTTAGATAATTAAATTTTACGTAAACAAGAAATGTGGAAAAGTATTTTTTATTTGAGAATATGGTAGGCAAGAACTAATTAACTGTGTTGGAGATGATGAGTTGGCATCGAGCATTTTGATTAATGACTGGCTATTGATCTAGGACCATTTTTGAGGACAAAAGTGCAAGCCGACCTGGAAAAGGATTATAGTAATTTAATTTGCAATAACGGTAAGATACTATTGTTGTAAGGGTGCTGACTCTACAATGACATGTAATTCTGTTGAATGCAAATCCAAATTGGCTgctgataaatttattttttgagtTGTTTAGATTTTTGGCACACAAGGAAAAAGAGGAGAAATTCCTATTAGCTTCTGAGTCTGTTTTCAAAAGGGTAATCGAAAAGTATTGATTGAACATTCTAAATTGGTGGCGTTACATCAGCTAATTGCCTCCTTTGTCCGTCTAGGACAAGTAGATATATATATGACTAGGTAATAATAATACGAGTATCACTTATCTGGTTCaactattaaaaaataaaagaggtTCCCCTAGACCCCGCAATGGGTGGGAAAATAAGTTAATCAATGGTAAAATAGGTTTACTTTGTCATGTGTCTACTCAACGTCTACGTGTCTCTGCGAAACATtatttatgtgtaaatggatttaATTTACACGTAGTGGTAAAACAGTATTGTTATTGTTATAACGCTGACTGTAGAATATTAACATTTAATTGAGTTGAATAAGTATAAGTTAATCCAAATCGGCTGCTGGCAAGTTGTTTGCTCTTCCTGAGTCGTTTTTGCAATTTTTAGCACAGATCTACTAGGAAGAAGAGGCGAAATATAATTAGTatttaattctttttcaaaaggatAACCATAATGATAAGTATTCAGCATTCCAAATTAGTAATCACCTTACTCTTATGAAATAagagcaatttagtaaaacatgaacaaaaaatattagtatgaaataaaagcaatttaataaaacatgaacaagaaatggagataaaagagaaggaagagattttcttcttcaattgtgtatatctattcctatctattacaagacctttatataagcatgaaaagtgaagaatcacTGTCATACCCTCTTTTACCCCACAAAAGATATGtgtatggattgttgtgggttaaagagttttttcaaatTAAAGTGTCAAATTtgagtagagattattttatttacagagccgccacttggaattgattttttgggtgttccaagtcaccttttatttgaatccctattcaaaggaagatttgactcttttattattggtttgCGAAAACAAAgtttgggtaaggaattctgttgaccggggagaaggtgtaaggcattccccaagtcccgtggttctagcacagtcgctttattgattacaacttggcttgaattaattttggataaactgtgatttattggtttttatgttttatctatccgcttttaattattaaaaattaaaattatctttaaaacgaatcacgtgtgtgaatctgttttgtttattatgccaaaatcctgtcacgcgtacgtgtacacaattaatagaattttattattaagattgttttggccaTAGTTAACACATATTTCGgttttatttttggaaatcataattatgccacgcgaacgtatacataatcgcgataaactaattaaaggcGTGCCTAAAACACTCTATCAGTGTTTATTATTCTTCTTATATACTTGaaattattgtaaggtcatgaattatggaattacttgtagaagaagtgtatgattttagatatttgaataaataaaccgtCATATACTAATACCCTACAatccaacaattgaagcccaaacttattagggtcctaatcttcccaactttaaagcaaatttgaataccatattttcagaaacatgattaagtatatagcatttaaggactaatttacattattatttataacgtttaaaggcaaataaataaaatcacatgaaatacgattaaaagtgtcacgacccattttctgaacaagcCGTGACCGGCATCCGATCACTAAACATGACCGAGCGAACCATTTGTGCTTATCAAatctattataacttcaaactctatatgcaacaaggcaatactttaaccaaatacttttgattaatttaaatatttaaaataaatcaactccaaaactttattcgtagtaactactgaaatactgctaagttattatcaaaaacatctgaatcttaacccaccgactgtgtctataaagcctctactgataaactGATGCACTGCTCAGGACATGAGATTTCCTGGCCAGTTCTCTAAGTGAACaaagaaatagctaaataaaGATGATTCTAAGGAatactccacgaacaaaagcggagctcaccaatagcactggaagtgagggaagtcctaacccgtagcctgctcgcctgcaaaatcAGTTCCTACGTTGTACCGCAGACCAACGTAGGTTCCCAAAAGAAAACGTCAGTACCATAcattgtactcagtgagtctcaacgACAGGGGACGAAACTTTAATAACATATATATTACAAgcaaagattctaaatgcatgtaaaacataaagcttataagaacaattctaaaataattgcataatagcagtttatgaatattctaaaagaaattctttttttttctttttaaaaaaataatacacATCACTTTATACTTTgggagttccaactatcctgacTTAATTCTGTCTCAGTCACCGTGTGATCGGCACGAGTTCGATCCTACcctgatcgaataggcccaatccacAAGGTGCCTctcgcttcatggttctcagCGCTCATTCGCTATACCTTAGCTTGGCTAGGCAAATTCTCAGCAACGAGATCCTCGgctcgtgtgctccctactttggcacaagtagtttcaggaagtcaacgcCTTGGTCAGGACCCTCGGCCTAGACAATGACCCCTTCTCATaatagaggatactcccaaaaatcatttctttctaaaacttatttttgtgacttttcaagtctaaatcttttctGAAACATCCTATGCATACTCATACCGGTATCCTTAATTGTAAAGCATGgcataagaatgaaataaacatttaaaagtatttctaaagattcttgttttttcatgaattttcaacatgaaaatggcatataagaataacacaaaaatctgaaaatttatgcacatatataATAATAAACCATCTAAACTTTAGCTAGAACAATCCTAAGTTAATAGGTACTCAATAGCTCCAATTAAGTACATATTAACTCTTTTAAGCAATTCATCAAACACCTTGTATGCGTTcttttgtgagttaaaccactttagtaaagggttatatcaactcacctcaaaactgCTTGAGCCAATACGTAGGCCCAGGTCCGATTTATACCCGTCAAATAATTGATTCTACAACAACCAGTATATttgaataaatttcaaattttcacacCTAAACATGTAACTTACTGCTGATACAGAGGAAGAAGGGAATTAACTTTTCAATTCTTACCTATTACTACTGTAGGATAATTGACAATAGGGAATTTTATATACCTGAGTTTAAGAATAAGTGAGTTGTGAAGAACCCTATAATTTTTCGAGCAATCTCTGGCTGCCTCTGTTCGTATCTGTGCGTCTGTGTTTCTGTGTTCTAAGccttttttatttttgggttttgttcGAATAAGGCTTCTGCCCTTTTGCCCTTCTGAATGAGAAATACGTCCTTCTCATTCCAAGGCTTTAAGGCCCctttttttggttttgttttattatttatctttttgttttgttttgcctttttgtctCATTTGCAAAGGACACTATTTTTGCTATGTTTTCAATATAGCTGTTTTGACCGTGGAAAGATTTCCAACTTTATGGAAGGGACTTTCCTTCTTCTAGAGGCCCTAAAGCGAAAATTATCTATAATATAAGATATATTGtttgaagtttttttttttttgggtaactAATAATTAATGATACTCACTTTTAAATATTActgatattaaaattattaatattcccCTAAATGTATATTCAATTCTTTATAATAGAGAAGTAACTCAAAAATCAATCACACGGGTTTAAATCcgtaatagaagtataatttaagataaaaataatttaaattatatatttagcgAGTTTTGAAACTTCTACAGATTTGAGGAGTGTTACAATCTTCCCTCCTtaaaaacattcgtcctcgaatgttgctaAGGCCTTATTCTTAAGCTAATAATCATTCCTCAAGTCCTTGAACTTTTTAAGGTTTCTTAGCACTACTCACTTTCCCAAGGAACTCAaaattttggctaactccctaaattttcaaaactttcggcagagtctcccctgtaaattgGACTATCCAAAAATATCCCTGTCACCAATACCACAACTACACCAAcaacaaccaaatataccataacaggcCATTCGTAGGCACCATACACAGCTCATAAACTAATTACTCACACTCCGGCAAGGAGGTACCACAATAACCAACCAAAATCTAAAGCACAACACTTCAGCAAAAAGTAAATAATTTTAATGAATTAAATATACTCTGGCATGGCACTAAATTATTAAATAACTAAATATACTCTGATAGAAACTAAATTACTTCAACAACTAAGTGTAATCTAGCAAGGACATAAACACATGCTAACttgtatttaataaataaaatatatatgccAAGCCAAACTTAGGTTCACATACctttttcctcaaataaatatggaTATTTCTTCCTCATATCTTCCTCGACCTTCCACGTAGCCTCTTTTGAATCATGATTACTCCACAAAATTTTTACCGATGCTATATCTTTTGTTCTCAACTTTTTTACTTGCCTATCGAGAATTTCTATAGgtacctcttcataagtcaagccTTCTTTAATTTCTATGGTATCGGCAGGTATTATATGCGACTCATCATGAATGTACTTtctaagcatagacacatgaaaaacaGGATGGACAGAGGACAACTCAATGGGCAACGCTAGCTCATAAGCCACGTTTCCCTTCTTTTCTATAATCTCATAAGGTCCAATAAATCTAGGACTAAGTTTCCCcttcttaccaaacctcataactcctttcattggtgaaactttcaaaaataccttgtcA containing:
- the LOC104101824 gene encoding protein PIN-LIKES 7 isoform X2, producing the protein MGFWTLLEVASMPILQVLIISVLGAVMATDYLKLLPADARKSLNKIVFVAFTPSLMFASLAESVTFQDIISWWFMPVNVGLTFLFGGILGWIAVKILKPKPHLEGLIIATCSSGNLGNLLLIVIPAICKEDGSPFGDHRVCASVGLSYASFSMALGGFYIWTYTYQLIRSSSLKFKALNAAEEEAFKEPNKDIDTNEKSYLLTNNAQDHLPVSVTKSIENQTKDCKAADMEPNKVSTWSKIVGVLHTFLEELTAPPTLGAIVGFLFGSVTWLKNLVIGDAAPLRVIQDSVKLLGDGTIPCITLILGGNLTQGLRKAQVKPLIIIAVLSVRYILSPLIGIGIVKAAANLGFLPADPLYHFVLMLQYTVPPAMNIGTMTQLFDVAQEECSVLFMWTYLVAALALTIWSTVFMWLLS
- the LOC104101824 gene encoding protein PIN-LIKES 7 isoform X1; translated protein: MGFWTLLEVASMPILQVLIISVLGAVMATDYLKLLPADARKSLNKIVFVAFTPSLMFASLAESVTFQDIISWWFMPVNVGLTFLFGGILGWIAVKILKPKPHLEGLIIATCSSGNLGNLLLIVIPAICKEDGSPFGDHRVCASVGLSYASFSMALGGFYIWTYTYQLIRSSSLKFKALNAAEEEAFKEPNKDIDTNEKSYLLTNNAQDHLPVSVTKSIENQTQKDCKAADMEPNKVSTWSKIVGVLHTFLEELTAPPTLGAIVGFLFGSVTWLKNLVIGDAAPLRVIQDSVKLLGDGTIPCITLILGGNLTQGLRKAQVKPLIIIAVLSVRYILSPLIGIGIVKAAANLGFLPADPLYHFVLMLQYTVPPAMNIGTMTQLFDVAQEECSVLFMWTYLVAALALTIWSTVFMWLLS